In the genome of Anabaena cylindrica PCC 7122, the window GAATGAAGAATACAGTAATTATCGTAAAGGTAAAGATAATGAAGGTGAAAAAATCACGACTTGGCGAGATAATTTACCCTCAATGTTGCAGCAATTGGGCGAAATTTTAGATATTGGGTATATTGTCAATGTTATTAATGACCTAACCCCCCAACCCCCTTCCCTACAAGGGAATGGGGAGAATATAGAAGGAGATTTTATTAGTTTTAAAGATGATTCTTGTTCCCCTCTTCTTGCAGTAGAGGGGTTAGGGGAGAGGTCAATTCAAAATCTGATTTTAATTCCCCACCGTGATTTACACTGTTTCCCTATCCATGCACTGTTTCCTAATAATTTCACTATCATCTATTTACCAAGTGCGAAAACTGGCATTAGTTTAAAAACATTAAAATCAACAAATTTAGAAAAAATTCGTGAAATCAATGTAGGGGCAATTCATAAATTGCCCCTACTGAGTGTAGAACATCCTGATAGTAAAGATTTTGGTATCTTATCCCATGCAGAAATTGAAGTCGCGGCAATTGCTAAAATATTCCAAGTACCTACAGAACGACGAATAGGAGAAGCAGAAGCCACAAAACAAGCAATTCAAACAGCCTTAATTAACAATTCTGGGATATTTCACTTTACAGGACATAGTTTTTATAATTTCCACCATCCCAAACAATCAGCCTTAGCATTAAGCGGTGAAGATTTATTAACTCTAGAAGAAATTTGTAACATTGAAAATTTTGGTTATTATCAATTAGTCACCCTGTCATCGTGTGAAACTGCAATTGCAAGCAATCAAACTATTACGGCTGAATATGTAGGTTTAGTTAGCGGCTTTCTTTTTCAAGGTGTTGCTAATGTAGTCAGTACATTATGGACTGTCACTGATGATTCTAGTAGCTTTTTGATGATTTATTTTTACTGGCAACTGAAAAAAGGTAAATCTCCTACCATTGCACTCAAAAAAGCTCAAAATTGGTTGCGTAATTTAACTTTTTTAAGACTAGAAAAAATTTATCGCGTCATCTTATCCAATTTACCAGAAAATGATCAAACTATCCGTCCTTTTATTAGAAGGAAGTTATATCAAATCAGTATCATGGAAGATATAGAAAAGCAGAAAAAGCCTTATATACATCCTTATTATTGGGCTGGGTTTATAATTACTGGGTTTTAAATTTATTGTACATTTAATTTGTATATCAAGGATGGTTAAGATGCTCACCTCACAAGAGTTGTAAATAGAAAAATTTAGGACTTATGCAACTCGTCTATTAATCAGGTGCGTTAGATGTCAAAAATCTGTTGAGAATAATTAATTTATCGGTCTGACACACCCTACAAGAGATCTTAAATCTGAGACTTGCATAAGTTCTAAAACTATAGGAAAATTACATTATCTAACCAACTGCATAATCAGTAAATTGACGCTTAAAAGGTGAATGGAATCCAATCACAATATCTTGTTTAGGAATTCCTAAATTTGCTAATTCTTCTCCAATTTCATATTCTGTACCGTTATGTTGTAACCAAACTTTACCATCTTTAATATCAATATGTAAAAAACAGCCATAAATACGACGGTCATTTTTCCAACCCACATTCATCAATTGATAATGGTTATGTTCAGTATCAAATACTATCTGAGTTTCAACATCTTGATTAGAATTCCCTATTTCAGCATACTCACGCAACAGTTTTTGTACAATTTCTCGATATTTTATTAATTTATCCATTGCACAATTTCCTCTGTTTTTGTATGATAAACTATTAATTTAAGTTGATGAATATGGATGATATTTTGTACCAGTCGAATCGTAAAAAATGAACTGTAAGCATCAATAGGTACAGCTAAATATAGTATACGTTCCGGCTCTTGTTCCGATAAAGCCAAGCGATAATTAATAAACTGTCCTAATGCTGTATGAAATTCAGAAATTGCTGATGTTCGCACAAAGCTTTTAACTTCAACCGCAATTTTTTCTTCACCTCTTTCTGCTGCAAAAATCTTTTCTGCACCCAAATCAATATACATATCTCCCAACTCAAAACTCACAGGAAGTGGATCATGAGTGATTATCCATCCATCAGCTACTAAGGCTCGTTTAACCGTATCATGAAATAAATCTCTTGCTGGCATAATTATAGCAAATTTTGATTAATTAGACTCAAAAGGTGTAAAATAAAGTTTAGTCTTGAGTAACCATTTCTACTGGACTGACTAGCTAAATTTACCATGAAACCTAACGATATAATTCATCTTACAGCCTTTTTAACTGCTCTTGCAAAGCTAAATGAACCTTTACCAGAAGATATCCAAATGCAGCTAAATGATGTTGGTAAAGCCATTGCCGCAGATACAAATAATATCTATAATTTGGATGCTATAGCCGAAAGCTATCCAACTTTAGATAAAATCTATCAAGCTGAATTAGCTGTAATTGATAGTAATATTAGTCAACGCAATAAGGGATTAGAACCGGATACTTTACCTACCGAACCTACCAAGGAATTGACAAATGCTGCAATTAATAGTTTTAATCATCCTAATTCTGTAGAAGCTGTGAAGCAAGCTGTTAATTCCAATCTCTTGGAACAAGTAAGAGCATTTATTACTGGTAAAAAAACAAATGGCTGAACAAATTATTTATCCTAGTATTGATTTATTCCTATATGATTTGAAAGATGGTTTAGGTGAAACTGAAACCCAAATTAATCAAAATTGTCAAGATTTTTGTCGTAAAATATATAGTGATGTTGATGCAAAGGAATTTCAACAAAGATTCAACCAGTTATTGAAATATAAAAGTTTTGATACTGAAGTTGTTGAATTATTAGAAACTAGAACTAGAAAGTTTAATTCTCCTTTGGATGGTTATTACTATCCTTTACAAATTAGTGATACTTATGCCCTGCAAGTTGACTATTCTGGTAAATTGGATGCTAATGGTAAAATTAATGATATTGAACAAAATTTTGATGATCAACCATTCGCTAAATTAAAACAAGAAATTAATCAACTTCTTTCACAACAAACGGGAACAATTGGGCAAACTTGGTTACTATGGGGAAAATTAACTAGTGCCAAAACAGAAGTAGAAATTGAGGATATTGCCCAAAAATGTTATACACAAGTTGTCAGCGATTACAACTGGCAGCGCGATTTTATCGGTAAGGGTAAATTAGGGGAAGGAACAATATTTGAATTATGGTATTGTCCTCAAAATTTAGGTGTGGAAGGTAAGGAATTTTGGGATAAATTTAGCCAATTAAACCATCATGTTTTGATTTGGTTGTTTCCTGAAACCACTACCCCAGATGAGATGAGGAAACAAGCGCAAAGTGTTTATCAAGATTTTCTGCGATTATGGGAATACCGACATAAGATAGTTTGGTCATATTATCAAAGTCGTTATCAGAAAAAAATTCTCAAAAAAGAATATATTGATGTTCAACCTTCTATTCAACAAGCAAGTCAGTTAACTAGGCTGCTAAAAAATAATAATTTAAAGTTAAGTGATTTACAAACAACTCTGACAAACAATTTAATTAATTTATCTGATTATACGATTGCTTTAAACTATTTAGAAAATCAAAATCGCACTATTCATTTAAATTTAGAAAACTATAAATTTCGGTTGACTGATATTGAGAAAAAATATCCAGGTAGCGATTTAGAATTTCTCAGAAAATTTAGTGAAGGTGAAGTCTATGCCGAAAAATATCAACGTCAAGTAGAAGCAGATTTAGCTAATCTTAGCCCTGGATTAACTTTACTGCAAAATCTCAATAGCACTATCCAAGGGATTATAGACTTAGAACAAACGAAAAGCGATCGCACACTCAATACTACCATAGCGATCGCAGGTATCGGACTAGCAACCAGCCAAATCGCTTCCTCTGTCTTGGTTTCTCAATTTCCACCACCACCAGAAACCCCATTTATCATCACCCCACCTTTTTACATCAGCGTTGTAACCGGAGTGATTGTCAGTATAATAGCCTGGATATTATTGCCCAAAATTCATCGCTAACTATTTTCTTTATAAACTGTATTCCCTGTCAGAGACAGGGAACAAGAAATTAAGAAGCTTCAGTTTTTTCTTTACCTGTATTCAAAGTTACAACATCTTGCAACCTCGAAATCACAAAAGACTTCTCTAAATAAGACAACAAACCTCCGGCTTTTGGACCCCGTTCTTTATTTAAAAACGATAGATACAAAGCCTTAAAAGCATTAGCTTGTTGAATCTGCAACTCCTTAGTAGTTGAGAAAATCAAAGTTTGTAATTCCTCAGCTTCCCAGTTAGAAATATTCTGCAAATTCTCTACCAATCTTTGCAAATAAGCAACCTGTTCCTCATTTAACTCATTGGCTTTATCTGGTACTTGTTCCAAATAGAGAACTAACTTTTCTTCCTCATCTGCATAGTCTTGTAACCACAATTGAGCAGCAGCAATTCTTTGATTAACAATCTGCTGATCATACTCATTTAAAGGCTTTTGACTACGTTGTTTAACCTCTTCTTGAATATTCAAACGAGGAACTTGCAACAAAGAAATCAGCGTACTAAAATCGAAAGGTTGGAAAGTTTTAACTTCGTCTCCTAATTGCGCGTAAAATAACGGCATTAATTCCTCAGTTAATTCAGCAGCATTGGGATACTTATTTATTAAAGTATCATAGTCTCTGAATAAACGAGTAACTGTTTCATAATTAGGTGCAAAATTGATGACTGACCTTGGTTGAGTCCGCAACATCAAAAAGCGCAATAACTCAGGAGGAAGTAAAGCCGCAATTTCCTTTGCACTAGAACCAACTCCTTTAGAAGAACTCATTTTTGTGCCATTCACAAGAATAAATTCATAGGGAGAATGGAAAGGAGGTTGCTTTTGTAAAACCTTACGAGAAATAGCATTTGCCACATCTCTAGAACCACCTTTTTGAGAGTGGTCTTTACCTGCCATTTCGATAGTTACACCCAATACATCCCACTTAGCAACCCATTCAACTTTCCAAGGTAATTTACCATTACCATCAAAAGGAGAAACCCAACCCGAATGACCACAACCTTTTACATAATCAGTTGCGTCTGGTTTACAAGTGTAAAAAACTTCTGAACCGTTGTAATCTGTAGTTACAGTTGTGGCAATTTTGCCGCAATTTTCACAAACAACTTGAAAAGGATACCAATTATTGGGACGGTCTGCTTTACTTACCTCTTTATATGCTTCTCTGACGAGGTGAGCATTTTTCAAGAAAGTGTCGATATAGGAATTTAGTTTTCCAGTGCGATATAAATCCCGTAAAAAATAAGTCTCTGGTTTAATTCCTAAATACTCAAAAACCTCAAAAAATTCGCCAATGAAATACTTAGCGTAATCACTAGCTGTATCTTCTGGAGATGGAACATTACACAACGGAAAACCAAGATAAGGCGCAAACTTTTCTTGGTCTAAATATTTAGGAACAGTATCCAATGCGTCATAATCATCCACACCGTACAAGAATTTCACGGGCTTACCTGCGTGTTTCAAGGCACGGTAAATAACGTCATGGATAACCACACCCCGCAAAGACCCTACGTGTACTCTACCTGAAGGAGTCTTGGAATCATTAACTACCTGGTAGCCTTGTGCATCAGCAGCGATTTTATCAGCCCAAAACATTTGCCATATTTATTTTCACAATCTCTCTATTCTACCTCTATGATTCGTCATCAGTGATCAGTTACATCAGCTATTGGCTTGTAACTAGCGATTTAGCGTTAAAAGTTTCCATAAAATCAATACACCCGTGCATCTGCTGTTGCATAGTCTCAACATCAGTATGAAAGCATCGTCCATGACTTGATAGCACCCACTCAAAGGAGTAATTAGCCAATTTACGCATTGATTGAATTTGTTCTGACCAGGAATACCAGCAAAATTCATGAAAGGCCGCTAACTGGTGCAAGTCTTCTGACCAAGCAAGATGACCACCGGTGAAGAGAAATTTATTTTTGTAGAGTAAAGCCGTATATCCTTTGGTGTTACCAGGAATAGAACTAATCAACAAATCTGGATTTAATTGCAACGGTATATAACCTGTTATGTGTATTTTTGTATCACGTTCAAGACTACCAAAAGCAAGAGACTTACTAAGCAATTTAGCGTAAAAATATTAACCATATAAAATAAACTCATGCCGCAACTTGAATTATTATTAATAATTCAGAAAACTGTATTTTTTGAACATAAAATCTGCTCAAAATTTGT includes:
- the lysS gene encoding lysine--tRNA ligase — encoded protein: MFWADKIAADAQGYQVVNDSKTPSGRVHVGSLRGVVIHDVIYRALKHAGKPVKFLYGVDDYDALDTVPKYLDQEKFAPYLGFPLCNVPSPEDTASDYAKYFIGEFFEVFEYLGIKPETYFLRDLYRTGKLNSYIDTFLKNAHLVREAYKEVSKADRPNNWYPFQVVCENCGKIATTVTTDYNGSEVFYTCKPDATDYVKGCGHSGWVSPFDGNGKLPWKVEWVAKWDVLGVTIEMAGKDHSQKGGSRDVANAISRKVLQKQPPFHSPYEFILVNGTKMSSSKGVGSSAKEIAALLPPELLRFLMLRTQPRSVINFAPNYETVTRLFRDYDTLINKYPNAAELTEELMPLFYAQLGDEVKTFQPFDFSTLISLLQVPRLNIQEEVKQRSQKPLNEYDQQIVNQRIAAAQLWLQDYADEEEKLVLYLEQVPDKANELNEEQVAYLQRLVENLQNISNWEAEELQTLIFSTTKELQIQQANAFKALYLSFLNKERGPKAGGLLSYLEKSFVISRLQDVVTLNTGKEKTEAS
- a CDS encoding XisI protein, producing the protein MDKLIKYREIVQKLLREYAEIGNSNQDVETQIVFDTEHNHYQLMNVGWKNDRRIYGCFLHIDIKDGKVWLQHNGTEYEIGEELANLGIPKQDIVIGFHSPFKRQFTDYAVG
- a CDS encoding element excision factor XisH family protein, giving the protein MPARDLFHDTVKRALVADGWIITHDPLPVSFELGDMYIDLGAEKIFAAERGEEKIAVEVKSFVRTSAISEFHTALGQFINYRLALSEQEPERILYLAVPIDAYSSFFTIRLVQNIIHIHQLKLIVYHTKTEEIVQWIN